One region of Methanobrevibacter thaueri genomic DNA includes:
- the rnhB gene encoding ribonuclease HII: protein MDILGVDEAGRGSVLGPMVIAGVIVPEKMEKVLSRMGVKDSKRLTPNRRTILSRKLKKMFEYDMIIITARQIDEMRAEGINLNEIEKNAMEELILRMKPERAIVDAVDVKAERFQENLRKDTGFDVIAEHKADDTYIQVGAASIIAKAERDAQIAEINKEFIKQGGIGSGYPSDPTTKKFLENYTYDEMPDFVRRSWNTVAKMK from the coding sequence ATGGATATTTTAGGTGTTGATGAAGCGGGCAGAGGGTCTGTTTTAGGTCCTATGGTTATTGCAGGAGTTATAGTTCCTGAAAAAATGGAAAAGGTACTCAGTAGAATGGGCGTTAAGGATTCCAAAAGGCTGACTCCTAATCGACGTACTATCTTATCCCGTAAACTGAAGAAAATGTTTGAATATGACATGATTATAATCACTGCCCGCCAGATTGATGAGATGAGGGCAGAAGGCATTAATCTCAATGAGATAGAGAAAAATGCAATGGAAGAACTTATTTTAAGAATGAAACCTGAAAGGGCCATTGTTGATGCAGTGGATGTTAAGGCTGAAAGATTCCAGGAAAATCTGCGAAAGGACACAGGTTTTGACGTTATAGCAGAACACAAGGCAGATGACACTTACATTCAGGTTGGTGCGGCATCCATTATCGCCAAGGCCGAAAGGGATGCTCAAATAGCTGAAATCAATAAGGAATTTATCAAGCAAGGTGGTATCGGTTCTGGTTATCCGTCCGATCCAACAACCAAAAAATTCCTTGAGAATTATACATATGATGAGATGCCTGATTTTGTGAGAAGGTCCTGGAACACTGTTGCTAAAATGAAATGA
- a CDS encoding rod shape-determining protein, which translates to MNIFGNEEEVPETENTKVISNSLGIDLGTLNTVIAKPSGDKFDLYQIPSVVAVKKDDPTEVLAVGEEAKRMLGRTPEDILAVRPLKKGVIENVAQAQALLIKAMQIGINEGETVGRIVIGIPGDASEVEKNAAEEIGRKAGAQNILVISEGLAAAIGAGLPIAEPNGTMVIDIGAGSTDIVIISLGGINDIETVRCGGDDIDNKIVELVAEKYDVAIGIHDAESAKIEVGMVHSSEQIENLSVEVIGKSLETNRPKKVVIDSMLVADAVEPYMQQIVDGLNVILERLSPELMMGVYNNSVCVGGSSRLRGLKERIFDEISIPVEISEDPMTVVAKGTAIVAAEPLALEPEVRLRAMK; encoded by the coding sequence ATGAATATTTTTGGAAACGAGGAAGAAGTACCAGAAACTGAAAACACTAAAGTTATCAGTAATAGTTTAGGAATTGATTTAGGAACTTTAAACACTGTTATAGCAAAACCTTCAGGAGACAAATTTGATTTATATCAAATTCCATCAGTGGTCGCCGTTAAAAAAGATGATCCAACTGAAGTTTTAGCTGTTGGTGAAGAAGCAAAAAGAATGCTCGGAAGAACTCCTGAAGATATTCTAGCAGTAAGGCCTTTGAAAAAAGGTGTAATTGAAAATGTCGCACAAGCACAAGCATTACTCATCAAAGCAATGCAAATCGGTATAAATGAAGGCGAAACCGTAGGAAGAATTGTCATAGGTATTCCAGGAGACGCATCCGAAGTGGAAAAAAATGCGGCTGAAGAAATCGGCAGAAAAGCTGGTGCACAAAATATTCTAGTAATCAGTGAAGGATTAGCTGCTGCTATTGGTGCAGGATTGCCTATTGCAGAACCAAACGGTACCATGGTTATAGATATTGGTGCAGGTTCAACTGATATTGTGATTATCTCCCTCGGAGGCATTAATGATATTGAAACCGTTAGATGTGGTGGAGACGATATCGATAACAAGATTGTTGAACTTGTAGCAGAAAAATATGATGTAGCTATTGGTATTCATGATGCGGAATCCGCTAAAATTGAAGTTGGTATGGTACACAGTTCAGAACAAATCGAAAACTTAAGTGTTGAAGTTATCGGTAAATCCTTGGAAACCAACAGGCCTAAAAAAGTAGTCATTGATTCAATGCTCGTTGCAGACGCAGTCGAACCATACATGCAACAAATCGTTGACGGATTAAACGTAATCCTCGAAAGATTATCTCCGGAATTAATGATGGGTGTTTATAACAATTCCGTCTGTGTAGGTGGAAGTTCAAGACTCCGTGGATTGAAAGAAAGGATTTTCGATGAAATCTCTATTCCTGTGGAAATCTCAGAAGATCCAATGACTGTTGTGGCAAAAGGTACTGCAATCGTTGCTGCAGAGCCGTTAGCTTTAGAACCTGAAGTCCGTCTTAGGGCTATGAAATAA